The Desulfovibrio sp. JC022 genome window below encodes:
- a CDS encoding class I fructose-bisphosphate aldolase — protein sequence MNGTNRRLQRLFDKESGNTLILALDHGANEGMIEGLGSIQSILESLPASGVQGVILNKGLARHYGHLVPTDVNLIIQLNAGTRHGSPSYNKNIVCSISEALRLGADAVSMHVNIGNELEDRMLVDLGEITDEAHQFGIPVLATVLARGGQIVNEHDSSLVAHCIRIGAELGPDIVAVPYPNNGDTFMKAVAASPIPVLVTGGPLGQNLEGALNNTAEGLKSGCKGCCIGRNIFQTEAPMESMEKFAEIAHKKQVISSD from the coding sequence ATGAACGGAACAAACCGCCGCCTGCAAAGGCTTTTTGACAAGGAAAGCGGAAACACGCTGATTCTGGCCCTCGACCACGGAGCCAACGAAGGCATGATTGAGGGACTCGGCTCCATCCAGTCCATCCTCGAATCCCTGCCTGCATCCGGAGTTCAAGGTGTCATCCTTAACAAAGGACTGGCCAGACACTACGGGCACCTCGTGCCCACTGATGTAAATCTCATCATCCAGCTCAATGCCGGAACAAGGCACGGCTCCCCTTCCTACAATAAAAACATCGTCTGCTCCATTTCAGAAGCCCTGCGCCTCGGTGCGGACGCGGTCTCCATGCACGTTAACATCGGTAACGAACTGGAAGACCGCATGCTGGTGGACCTCGGCGAAATCACTGATGAAGCTCACCAGTTTGGAATCCCGGTACTGGCAACCGTCCTCGCAAGAGGCGGTCAGATTGTAAATGAGCACGATTCCAGCCTTGTTGCCCACTGCATTCGCATCGGCGCAGAACTGGGACCGGATATCGTAGCCGTACCCTACCCCAACAACGGGGACACTTTCATGAAAGCAGTTGCCGCCAGCCCGATTCCGGTACTGGTCACTGGAGGACCGCTGGGACAGAACTTGGAAGGAGCCCTGAACAACACCGCAGAAGGTTTAAAATCGGGCTGCAAGGGTTGCTGCATCGGGCGGAACATTTTTCAGACCGAAGCCCCCATGGAGAGCATGGAAAAATTCGCGGAAATTGCACACAAAAAACAAGTAATTTCAAGTGATTAA
- a CDS encoding diguanylate cyclase, with translation MGYEQTYHNEECFYESVSTRIARAVSAEGLPVVLKSLGNTIAIPKQSHRLSREFSILSSLPEQSVPKAIALDSSGHDPVIVMEDNGATALNQSCDFGSVGIAKFLDLAINVTGCLGDIHAAGYVHKDINPSNIIVLEDGVSVRIIDFGLSVPFGLGGGQFFSHYNTLEGSLYYIAPEQTGRLNLALDNRADFYALGVTFYELLTGHRPFQGKDALALVHAHIAKEPASVAEYRRDIPRAISDIIEKLMAKNPDDRYQTAKGLLDDLSICRQEWVQHADIHSFLLGRTDFSAVLHAPRSLYGRKKEKEKLIQAYKIVESGEKQIVTVSGLSGTGKTALVGELFDSITRSKGLFCAGKFDQYQSDRPYQAFMEAFGKIIKWILAEDEDSLKQWQEHLVEALGGVGDALVEALPELEHIIGPQPASPEMVGEEARNRFLFGIRKFIEAVEKHIHPLVIFIDDCQWMDIGSKDIFTLLADSDACPNLLLICAFRDLELQGDIPFRHVYSQLKQLPVLTEIPLEGLDGQDVRALVRDVLPNSAGTDPLADVIHAKTGGNPFFSMQFLLGIYADKYLEFVPATGGWVWDLEKIQSENVTENMVEFMQYRLTQLSGSIYKLLSTASCLGYRFDTGILSLITGQDQQDIEAILKPAFSEGIVIPLGETVLGFAHDRIQEALYSSLAEQDRLTLHKLAGTEIAKDLGATSSAEKVFYAAHHLNFCQDIMNAEEKKQLMALNINAGRRAVASSAYDKALEFYEIAIKLASRDIWNLEYETALSLFTQTAKAASLSGNFSKFDHFGGLVLEHAHDFRDTFDIRLEEIYTMHAGGNSVQAVELARTILADYGLTFPKNPSPDHIQQAMTALLKRIDRQGIESLANLPEATDRDMLDEMKVITQVLDALYIAAPMLMPLMIMEQTRLSIEFGVCKESCVAFSFMGLILCSCGQVDTGFRLGLLSLKLLDRLEADEYRSITLSGVYNGVYHWKEDIRDCIAPLRDSYFWGLKKGDHTFAASSLHCAWFLEFLVGYPLKELHSSLNETMAAMRAIHQKPQQVFLGCYGQHMENLFEITDSPWKLSGSIMDEEPVLEELQATGNHTGLFVFYFNRAVLGYLFDHLAEAREDILLAEKYIQSVTGLFLVPLHYQFKGLIFLRNFNEVEKSKQAESIAVAEQCLDILRPMAEASPVNHFHRIRLLEAELAQVRGDSALAREVYDAAIDLAKEHDFINDRIIACLNASRFYESAGHPKLSGFYFEEAISDCRKWEAHGLAHNLLSNRESSAQEMHSKFSTVHAHSLSVTGSSIQTLDVGSLFKSVKALSTEMDYSKLLEMIMTVIMENMGAERVAMVETNNDQLMVQIDAFTNRVIGTEFPVQLTEYESIPRGLILSAAREKAPLIIEEPHLHGTYGKEPYFAENRPLSVMAYPVLNKGELAAVIYLEHGVVTGLFSRERLDVLEILAGQAVVSLENVRLYEELKKYSQTLEDTVAQRTAELEKANRRLALLSIQDALTGIANRRHFDAVIQTEWKKMIRENKPISLILMDIDYFKKYNDSYGHQQGDSCLAAVAKAASEIVSRPSDLVARYGGEEFAIILPSTDSSGAMAVAESVRQKILSLGIEHVSSDSEDVVSASLGVSTAIPKAGDEFGMLVEKADTALYEAKEKGRNKVVLFS, from the coding sequence ATGGGATACGAGCAAACCTACCATAATGAGGAATGTTTTTACGAAAGTGTAAGCACTCGCATTGCTCGGGCAGTTTCCGCGGAAGGACTTCCCGTTGTTCTTAAGTCTCTTGGCAATACTATTGCCATTCCAAAGCAATCTCATAGGTTATCCCGCGAATTCAGTATTCTTTCCAGTCTGCCGGAACAAAGTGTGCCCAAGGCAATCGCTCTGGATTCGTCTGGTCATGATCCTGTTATAGTCATGGAGGACAATGGTGCAACGGCCCTTAACCAGAGCTGCGATTTCGGCAGTGTGGGCATAGCTAAATTTCTTGATTTAGCCATCAATGTGACCGGATGTCTGGGGGACATCCATGCTGCCGGATATGTCCATAAAGATATCAATCCATCAAATATTATTGTGCTGGAGGACGGAGTGTCCGTCCGGATTATTGACTTCGGGCTATCCGTTCCTTTCGGGCTGGGAGGAGGACAGTTTTTCAGCCACTACAATACACTGGAAGGAAGTCTCTATTATATCGCCCCGGAACAGACCGGACGGTTGAATCTTGCCCTTGACAACCGGGCCGATTTTTATGCTCTCGGTGTGACCTTTTACGAGTTACTTACGGGGCACCGGCCATTTCAAGGTAAGGATGCACTGGCATTGGTCCATGCCCATATTGCAAAAGAGCCTGCTTCGGTCGCAGAATACAGAAGAGACATCCCCCGGGCAATTTCAGACATCATTGAGAAGCTTATGGCTAAAAATCCTGATGATCGGTACCAGACCGCCAAAGGCCTTCTGGATGATCTCAGTATTTGCAGGCAAGAATGGGTTCAGCATGCAGATATTCATTCTTTTCTCTTAGGGCGGACGGATTTTTCCGCCGTGCTGCATGCTCCTCGTTCACTCTACGGCAGGAAAAAAGAAAAGGAAAAGCTGATTCAGGCTTATAAGATTGTAGAGTCAGGGGAAAAGCAGATTGTCACGGTGTCCGGTTTGTCCGGTACAGGTAAAACTGCTCTTGTGGGTGAATTGTTTGATTCGATAACCCGGAGTAAAGGTCTTTTTTGTGCTGGGAAGTTTGACCAATACCAGAGTGATCGACCGTATCAGGCCTTTATGGAGGCTTTTGGAAAAATCATTAAGTGGATTTTGGCTGAAGATGAAGACTCTCTGAAACAATGGCAAGAGCATTTGGTAGAAGCTTTGGGTGGGGTCGGCGATGCTCTGGTTGAGGCTTTGCCGGAGCTGGAGCATATCATTGGTCCGCAGCCAGCTTCCCCGGAAATGGTCGGCGAAGAGGCTCGCAACAGATTCCTTTTCGGTATTCGCAAATTTATTGAGGCTGTTGAAAAGCATATTCATCCGTTGGTCATTTTTATCGACGACTGCCAATGGATGGATATTGGTTCAAAAGATATTTTTACCCTCCTTGCCGATAGTGACGCATGTCCCAATCTTTTGCTGATTTGTGCCTTCCGTGATCTTGAATTGCAGGGAGATATACCTTTCAGGCACGTTTACAGCCAGCTCAAACAGCTTCCTGTGCTGACCGAGATACCTCTTGAGGGGCTTGATGGACAAGATGTGCGGGCATTGGTGCGGGATGTACTCCCCAATAGTGCCGGAACTGATCCCCTTGCTGATGTCATCCACGCCAAGACCGGAGGGAATCCGTTTTTCAGTATGCAGTTTCTGCTGGGAATTTACGCCGATAAGTACCTTGAGTTTGTGCCTGCCACAGGAGGTTGGGTATGGGACCTCGAAAAGATTCAATCTGAAAACGTAACTGAGAATATGGTGGAATTCATGCAATACCGCCTGACTCAACTTTCAGGCTCCATCTATAAGTTGTTGAGCACAGCTTCTTGCCTTGGGTATAGATTTGACACGGGGATTCTGTCTTTAATTACCGGGCAGGACCAACAGGATATTGAGGCAATACTCAAGCCGGCTTTTTCAGAAGGCATAGTCATTCCCTTGGGGGAAACAGTTCTGGGTTTTGCACATGACCGTATTCAGGAAGCCTTGTATTCATCCCTTGCCGAGCAGGACCGCCTGACCCTTCACAAGTTGGCAGGCACGGAAATAGCCAAAGATTTGGGAGCAACCAGTTCTGCTGAAAAAGTGTTTTATGCAGCGCATCATCTCAACTTCTGTCAGGACATCATGAATGCTGAGGAAAAAAAGCAGCTTATGGCCCTCAACATAAATGCCGGGCGCAGGGCGGTTGCATCTTCTGCTTATGATAAGGCACTTGAATTTTATGAGATTGCCATCAAACTTGCTTCGAGGGACATCTGGAATCTGGAATATGAGACAGCCTTGTCTCTTTTTACGCAAACAGCCAAGGCAGCCAGTCTGTCCGGGAATTTTTCAAAATTTGACCACTTCGGCGGCCTTGTGCTTGAACACGCCCATGACTTCAGGGATACTTTTGATATCCGGCTTGAAGAAATTTATACCATGCATGCCGGGGGCAATTCTGTTCAGGCTGTAGAGCTGGCCCGAACTATTCTCGCTGACTACGGGCTTACATTTCCCAAGAATCCCAGTCCGGACCATATCCAGCAGGCCATGACCGCTTTGCTTAAAAGAATTGATCGTCAGGGCATTGAATCCCTTGCGAATCTTCCTGAAGCAACGGACAGGGACATGTTGGATGAAATGAAGGTTATTACTCAGGTGCTTGACGCATTGTACATTGCGGCACCAATGCTCATGCCCCTGATGATAATGGAACAGACACGGCTTTCCATTGAGTTCGGTGTTTGCAAGGAGTCTTGTGTCGCATTCTCTTTTATGGGGCTTATCCTGTGTTCCTGCGGTCAGGTGGATACAGGCTTCCGGCTGGGGCTTCTTTCCCTGAAACTGCTGGACCGCTTAGAAGCTGATGAATACCGAAGTATTACCCTCTCAGGAGTTTATAACGGTGTATATCATTGGAAAGAGGATATCCGTGACTGCATAGCCCCCCTGCGCGATTCTTATTTCTGGGGCTTGAAAAAAGGGGATCATACATTTGCGGCATCTTCACTTCATTGTGCATGGTTTCTCGAGTTTTTAGTCGGCTACCCGCTCAAGGAATTGCATAGCAGTCTCAATGAAACAATGGCAGCCATGCGTGCCATCCATCAAAAGCCGCAACAGGTATTTCTCGGGTGCTATGGACAGCATATGGAGAATCTTTTTGAGATAACGGATTCACCATGGAAGCTGTCCGGCAGTATCATGGATGAAGAGCCGGTCCTTGAGGAGCTTCAGGCGACAGGAAACCATACCGGACTTTTTGTGTTCTATTTTAACCGGGCTGTTCTCGGATATTTGTTTGACCACCTTGCAGAAGCTCGTGAAGATATTCTGTTGGCGGAAAAGTATATCCAGAGTGTTACCGGTCTTTTTCTTGTCCCTCTGCATTATCAGTTCAAGGGACTAATCTTTCTACGAAATTTCAATGAAGTTGAAAAAAGTAAACAGGCGGAATCCATTGCCGTAGCAGAACAGTGTCTGGATATTTTGCGACCAATGGCAGAAGCTTCTCCAGTTAACCATTTTCACCGGATCAGGTTACTTGAAGCAGAATTGGCTCAAGTCCGTGGTGATTCGGCGTTGGCCCGTGAAGTTTACGATGCCGCCATTGACCTTGCAAAAGAGCATGATTTTATAAACGATCGGATTATTGCCTGTTTAAATGCAAGCCGTTTTTACGAATCAGCTGGTCATCCCAAATTATCCGGATTCTATTTTGAAGAAGCGATATCTGATTGCAGGAAATGGGAAGCTCATGGTCTAGCCCATAATCTGCTGAGCAACCGGGAATCATCCGCACAGGAAATGCATAGCAAATTTTCAACTGTGCATGCCCACAGCCTGTCCGTTACCGGGAGCAGTATACAGACATTGGATGTTGGGAGCCTGTTCAAGTCGGTAAAAGCCCTTTCCACAGAAATGGATTATTCAAAACTGTTGGAAATGATAATGACTGTGATCATGGAAAATATGGGCGCTGAAAGGGTCGCTATGGTCGAAACAAACAATGACCAATTAATGGTGCAGATTGATGCATTCACTAATAGAGTGATTGGAACTGAGTTTCCGGTTCAGCTTACTGAATATGAAAGTATTCCCCGTGGTCTTATTTTAAGTGCGGCTCGCGAAAAAGCTCCGCTTATCATTGAGGAGCCGCACCTGCATGGCACTTATGGCAAGGAACCGTATTTTGCTGAAAACAGACCTTTATCAGTGATGGCCTATCCGGTTTTGAACAAGGGTGAGCTTGCCGCTGTGATTTACCTTGAACATGGAGTTGTAACAGGCCTCTTCAGCAGGGAGAGGTTGGATGTTTTGGAAATTTTGGCGGGGCAGGCTGTTGTTTCGCTTGAAAATGTCCGGCTTTACGAGGAACTTAAGAAATATTCCCAGACCTTGGAAGACACCGTGGCCCAGCGAACCGCCGAATTGGAAAAAGCCAATCGCAGGCTGGCATTGCTCTCTATACAGGATGCATTGACGGGGATAGCAAACCGTAGACATTTTGATGCGGTAATACAAACTGAGTGGAAAAAGATGATCAGGGAAAACAAACCAATTTCACTCATCCTGATGGATATAGACTACTTCAAAAAGTACAATGACAGCTATGGTCATCAGCAAGGGGACAGTTGTCTGGCGGCTGTTGCCAAGGCAGCTTCTGAGATTGTCAGCCGGCCTTCCGATCTGGTGGCCCGGTATGGGGGTGAAGAGTTTGCCATTATCCTTCCTTCTACAGATTCTTCAGGAGCTATGGCAGTCGCAGAAAGCGTCAGGCAGAAGATTTTATCCTTGGGCATTGAACATGTGAGTTCCGATAGTGAGGATGTTGTCTCAGCAAGTCTTGGAGTTTCTACTGCAATCCCGAAAGCAGGAGATGAGTTTGGGATGCTTGTTGAAAAAGCTGATACCGCTCTTTATGAAGCCAAGGAAAAGGGTAGAAATAAAGTGGTTTTATTTAGTTGA
- a CDS encoding heme NO-binding domain-containing protein, which yields MYGLVNQGIRKMVTQSFGEETWEAICDKSGVEDVFVAMEPYPDEVTLSLVVAASEVLGLPPEQVLHAFGKWWIGNAAREYKGIFNMTGDSFQEFLGNLNSIHSRVSHMLPKLTPPSFKITDQTDSSLVVHYYSQRQGLSPMVEGMIEGISEWFNTPVKIELIDSAESADHAIFHVSFG from the coding sequence ATGTATGGTTTAGTGAATCAAGGAATACGGAAAATGGTCACCCAGAGCTTTGGAGAGGAAACTTGGGAAGCCATTTGTGACAAGTCCGGGGTTGAAGATGTTTTTGTTGCCATGGAACCTTATCCGGACGAAGTAACACTCAGTCTGGTGGTTGCCGCCAGTGAAGTTCTGGGTTTACCGCCGGAACAAGTTCTGCATGCATTCGGTAAATGGTGGATCGGCAACGCAGCCCGTGAATACAAAGGAATTTTCAATATGACCGGGGATTCTTTTCAGGAATTCCTCGGGAATTTAAACAGCATTCACAGCAGGGTATCGCATATGCTGCCCAAGCTGACGCCGCCATCGTTTAAAATCACAGACCAGACAGATTCATCTCTTGTTGTTCACTATTATTCACAACGACAGGGCTTATCCCCCATGGTCGAAGGAATGATCGAAGGGATCAGCGAATGGTTCAACACTCCTGTAAAAATTGAGCTCATTGATTCTGCGGAGTCAGCTGATCATGCGATTTTCCACGTTTCCTTCGGTTAG
- a CDS encoding diguanylate cyclase: MGLKLNDFAQHDNTLDYLVLMQVQESIHNDTQRLADKLLEETKARRKTQEILEQTNLSLEDKVQERTKELSKANNRLEHFVERLRASNNDLRILNETGEELHRCQTISEALPTVVRAVQTLFPDSFGRISCFDEELGYFKISAEWGGQNHRLGKTFTHEDCPAIVGKTSFSGHGPHMESGCPELENMGDEYYFCRPLRFGEKTLGLIHFHYGMETSYEDQEEWLQSKQTLAATLAEHIALALSNIRLRQRLEEKSIRDPLTRLFNRRYMEHVLEQELAKAKRDASDTFGIILLDVDHFKIFNDTHGHQAGDQALIQLSAMLSTQVRKSDVVCRYGGEEFLLILAKSSSENTVKRAENIRVAANKLCIEYEGKSLGPITVSAGVTGFSKDDQKFENIIRRADDALYKAKEQGRNKVIRNYPDEQ, from the coding sequence CTGGGCTTAAAGTTGAACGACTTTGCCCAGCACGACAACACGCTGGACTATCTAGTTCTCATGCAGGTTCAGGAAAGCATCCACAACGATACTCAAAGACTTGCCGATAAACTCCTTGAAGAGACCAAAGCCCGGCGCAAGACTCAGGAGATCCTCGAACAAACCAATCTATCCCTTGAGGACAAGGTTCAGGAAAGGACAAAAGAACTATCCAAAGCAAATAACAGGCTGGAACATTTTGTAGAACGCCTGCGTGCCTCCAACAATGATTTGCGTATTTTGAATGAGACAGGGGAAGAACTCCACCGCTGCCAGACAATATCCGAAGCACTCCCAACTGTCGTCAGAGCGGTTCAAACCCTATTCCCTGACAGCTTCGGCCGTATATCATGTTTTGATGAAGAACTTGGATATTTCAAGATCAGTGCCGAATGGGGCGGACAAAATCATCGCCTTGGAAAAACATTCACACACGAAGACTGTCCGGCAATCGTAGGAAAAACTTCATTTTCCGGACACGGTCCCCATATGGAAAGTGGGTGCCCGGAATTGGAAAACATGGGCGATGAATATTACTTTTGCCGCCCTCTGAGATTTGGCGAAAAGACGTTGGGGCTGATCCATTTTCACTATGGCATGGAAACTTCGTATGAAGACCAAGAAGAATGGCTGCAAAGCAAACAGACCCTTGCTGCAACCCTCGCAGAACATATCGCCCTTGCCCTCTCAAACATCAGGCTGCGTCAGCGTCTTGAGGAAAAATCCATTCGCGACCCGCTTACCCGCTTATTCAATAGACGCTACATGGAACACGTTCTTGAGCAGGAGCTGGCAAAGGCTAAAAGAGACGCCAGTGACACCTTCGGGATTATATTACTTGATGTGGACCACTTCAAAATTTTCAATGATACGCACGGACATCAGGCCGGCGATCAGGCCTTAATCCAGCTATCCGCCATGCTCTCAACACAGGTACGAAAAAGCGATGTTGTATGCCGCTATGGAGGAGAAGAGTTTCTGCTTATACTTGCTAAATCGTCGTCTGAAAACACAGTCAAACGAGCTGAAAATATTCGCGTTGCCGCAAATAAACTTTGTATCGAGTATGAAGGAAAGAGCCTGGGTCCTATAACGGTCTCAGCCGGGGTGACTGGATTCAGCAAAGATGATCAAAAGTTTGAAAACATAATCCGCCGGGCAGATGACGCTCTTTACAAAGCCAAAGAACAAGGACGCAATAAGGTGATCCGCAATTATCCAGATGAGCAATAA
- a CDS encoding bifunctional 2-polyprenyl-6-hydroxyphenol methylase/3-demethylubiquinol 3-O-methyltransferase UbiG: protein MLDMNNEEKHIANYLKGKYPNKVKSLFNAILKNEKTKTLEVGCGFGSSAVFFALKGKKVTATDLSETNVSQTKALSDRHNAGVRSLPLDATKPLNEKFDIVYSFDMYEHLPYDLQEAHLKAVYEMLESGGTFYVRAPHLHNIRQHIPEHIGLPTYSSISELGSKVGFKVAPFFGHTRFTTSMVPYVAVEKAIEKISTPETRYQMLKKVGMANVVVKLSKG, encoded by the coding sequence ATGCTGGATATGAATAACGAAGAGAAACATATTGCCAACTATCTCAAAGGCAAATACCCCAACAAGGTCAAATCCCTCTTCAATGCCATTTTAAAAAATGAAAAAACCAAAACCCTTGAAGTTGGTTGCGGTTTCGGATCTTCAGCCGTATTTTTCGCCCTGAAAGGGAAGAAAGTGACAGCCACCGACCTGTCGGAAACCAACGTCAGCCAGACCAAAGCCCTCTCAGACAGGCACAATGCCGGGGTCCGCAGCCTTCCTCTTGATGCAACCAAGCCGCTGAATGAAAAATTCGATATCGTATATTCATTCGATATGTATGAGCACCTGCCCTACGATTTGCAGGAAGCCCACCTCAAGGCAGTATATGAAATGCTGGAAAGCGGCGGAACATTTTACGTTCGCGCTCCTCATCTTCACAACATCCGCCAGCATATTCCGGAACACATTGGCCTGCCCACCTACTCCAGCATTTCCGAGCTGGGATCTAAAGTCGGATTCAAGGTAGCACCCTTTTTCGGGCATACCAGATTCACCACCTCAATGGTTCCTTATGTCGCCGTTGAAAAAGCCATTGAAAAAATCAGCACCCCGGAAACAAGGTACCAGATGCTGAAAAAAGTCGGCATGGCCAACGTGGTTGTGAAACTATCCAAAGGATAA
- a CDS encoding class IV adenylate cyclase, with protein sequence MSSNIEIKAHVSAPENLMQKVKQLCGHHDDLLLQKDIFYRLQSYRIKLRNVNGTSELIIYKRDNSTEPKQSSYLRIPIAFPEYTHKILNAILGTRGIIEKKRTLFFYENTRIHVDEVQKLGNFLEFEVVLNNNETASEGIAIANELMRCLEIKHEDLVAESYIDLLESIS encoded by the coding sequence ATGTCGAGCAACATAGAAATTAAAGCCCATGTTAGTGCCCCAGAAAACTTAATGCAAAAAGTAAAGCAGCTATGCGGTCATCACGATGATCTGCTATTACAAAAAGACATCTTTTACAGACTACAATCTTATCGCATTAAGCTTAGAAATGTTAACGGAACCTCCGAACTGATCATATACAAGAGAGACAATTCAACAGAGCCAAAACAATCCAGCTATCTACGTATCCCAATAGCTTTTCCCGAATATACACACAAAATACTAAACGCTATCTTGGGGACAAGAGGAATCATCGAAAAGAAAAGAACCCTTTTCTTTTACGAAAACACAAGAATACATGTGGATGAAGTCCAAAAGCTTGGGAATTTTTTAGAATTCGAAGTAGTCTTGAATAACAACGAAACAGCGTCAGAAGGTATTGCGATTGCTAACGAGTTAATGAGGTGCCTCGAAATAAAACACGAAGACCTCGTTGCAGAGTCCTACATAGACCTTTTGGAAAGCATTTCTTGA
- a CDS encoding DUF2087 domain-containing protein, whose translation MSRTQLPLVINDVSALSRNLRRQLENAERIPSHVEMLNLLAKAGGYKNFQHLKAEQETPQKNDTVTIDLKRVQKATRYFDLNGQLSRWPKKYNQRVLCLWVLWSRLPARQTMTELEIDEQLILAHSFCDHAMLRRWLVDENLVSRTADGCEYKRFESRPPLEAVELIKQINQ comes from the coding sequence ATGTCTCGAACACAACTCCCCCTTGTCATCAATGATGTGTCCGCATTGTCGCGCAACCTCCGCAGACAGCTGGAAAATGCAGAGCGCATACCCAGCCATGTGGAGATGCTCAATCTGCTGGCAAAAGCCGGAGGTTACAAAAACTTCCAGCACCTCAAAGCCGAGCAGGAAACACCTCAAAAAAATGATACTGTCACAATCGACCTTAAACGGGTTCAGAAGGCAACCCGTTACTTTGACCTGAACGGACAACTCTCCCGCTGGCCCAAAAAGTACAATCAGCGCGTTCTCTGCCTATGGGTTCTCTGGTCCCGGTTGCCGGCTCGCCAAACTATGACGGAGCTTGAAATTGACGAACAGTTGATTCTGGCGCACTCATTTTGCGATCATGCCATGCTCCGACGTTGGCTGGTGGATGAAAATCTGGTTTCGCGCACTGCTGACGGATGCGAATATAAACGGTTTGAATCCCGCCCCCCGCTTGAAGCTGTGGAGCTGATCAAACAGATCAACCAATAA
- a CDS encoding class I SAM-dependent methyltransferase → MSNKTEIFSKKMCDILNYGALNLAMGIGYESGLFEALSGMGAPACCADIAAEAGVSERYLREWLGVMVCGEIVEVRVDKQGQELFELPGEYVSFLCRSGGNSNLGVYTQEIPLLTDCAREGVLEGMQSGAGISYERYPKFYSFMEQLADAKHRDVLVQTFLPSVMDGEMVRRLEEGISVCDIGCAEGVALEVMAQAFPNSQFTGTDISEESLNNARKRVAELGLNNLSFQLQDAAGDKVEPQQFDYITAFDSIHDQTRPFEALRNIHKMLRSGGVFSMIDIKAGSSVSENIEHPMGSFLYTVSLMHCMPVGLMGGGTGLGMMWGREKAVSMCYDAGFSRVEVNDIPEDGFNSHYLCFK, encoded by the coding sequence ATGAGTAATAAAACTGAAATTTTTAGTAAAAAAATGTGCGATATCCTGAATTACGGTGCCCTAAATCTGGCCATGGGAATTGGCTATGAGTCAGGTCTTTTCGAGGCTTTGTCAGGTATGGGTGCCCCTGCCTGCTGTGCGGATATTGCCGCTGAGGCCGGAGTCAGTGAACGTTATCTGCGTGAATGGCTGGGAGTCATGGTCTGTGGGGAAATTGTAGAGGTCCGCGTTGATAAGCAGGGGCAGGAGCTTTTTGAATTACCCGGAGAGTATGTTTCCTTTCTCTGCCGTTCGGGAGGTAATTCAAATCTTGGCGTATACACGCAGGAAATACCCCTGCTTACTGATTGTGCAAGGGAAGGTGTGCTTGAGGGTATGCAGAGCGGTGCAGGAATTTCTTATGAACGCTACCCAAAATTTTATTCTTTCATGGAGCAACTGGCAGATGCCAAGCATCGTGATGTGCTGGTGCAGACTTTCCTGCCCTCAGTCATGGACGGTGAGATGGTCCGTCGTTTGGAAGAAGGAATTTCTGTCTGCGACATAGGTTGCGCTGAAGGTGTGGCTCTTGAGGTCATGGCGCAGGCTTTCCCTAATTCACAATTTACGGGCACAGATATTTCTGAAGAATCCCTGAATAATGCTCGCAAGCGGGTTGCTGAACTGGGACTGAATAATCTTTCTTTCCAGCTTCAGGATGCTGCCGGGGATAAGGTTGAGCCACAGCAGTTCGACTACATCACCGCCTTTGATTCCATCCATGACCAGACCCGTCCTTTTGAGGCTCTACGAAATATACACAAGATGCTAAGGTCCGGTGGAGTCTTTTCCATGATCGATATCAAGGCCGGTTCTTCAGTCAGCGAAAATATTGAGCACCCTATGGGATCGTTCCTTTATACGGTAAGCCTGATGCACTGCATGCCTGTGGGGCTGATGGGCGGCGGCACCGGTTTGGGCATGATGTGGGGACGGGAAAAGGCGGTCTCCATGTGCTATGATGCCGGATTCAGCAGGGTTGAGGTGAATGATATCCCCGAAGATGGTTTCAACAGTCATTATCTCTGCTTCAAATAA